Proteins encoded within one genomic window of Esox lucius isolate fEsoLuc1 chromosome 12, fEsoLuc1.pri, whole genome shotgun sequence:
- the wfdc2 gene encoding perlwapin, translating into MEMKLSALCALTIVLFAFVDVKIVLALETEGNSAVRTLPKAGHCPRLLNVVPSRKGCVCDEDCPGIDKCCVFDCGAVCVPPAFSKPGVCPRRKWGSGMCAEFCSNDSDCPNYEKCCHNGCGHECIAPYTVKPGRCALPKGTPMCAEYCYHDGQCPEEQKCCRTTCGHACSEPCV; encoded by the exons ATGGAGATGAAATTGTCAGCGCTTTGTGCTttaactattgttctgtttgcaTTTGTAGATGTGAAAATAGTCCTTGCTTTAGAAACGGAAGGCAATTCTGCAG TACGGACCCTGCCGAAGGCTGGTCATTGCCCGCGGCTTCTGAATGTGGTGCCGTCTCGTAAAGGATGCGTTTGCGACGAGGACTGTCCTGGAATTGATAAATGTTGCGTCTTTGACTGTGGCGCAGTGTGTGTCCCACCTGCCTTCT CAAAGCCAGGAGTGTGCCCTCGCAGAAAATGGGGCTCAGGGATGTGTGCAGAGTTCTGTTCCAATGATAGTGACTGCCCCAATTACGAAAAATGCTGCCACAATGGATGTGGGCATGAGTGCATTGCACCTTACACGG TGAAACCTGGTCGCTGTGCCTTGCCCAAGGGGACCCCCATGTGTGCTGAGTACTGTTACCATGATGGTCAGTGTCCTGAAGAACAGAAGTGTTGCCGGACAACCTGCGGCCACGCCTGTAGTGAGCCTTGCGTATAG